The Aureispira anguillae genome contains a region encoding:
- a CDS encoding sensor histidine kinase, which translates to MKTKNVFLIHLILWLVFVLPISSASIFVFKVNPELIWSIYPAATWAYIVTDTIYNILSFGVSFYLFYFFVFKWLFLSPLTKINWLKSLGLFLGEYILELLIMEQVYPPDVAYPDIMVGIEVTMLIWLLFRLGLAIGARALIEYINERNQRKKLEQFNFQSELSLFRAQVNPHFLFNTLNNIDALIYTNPDQASATLIKLSKQMRYLLYDSNTEQIDLGSEIEFIQNYIDLERIRLKNKKFVLLKTSGNLEGIRVAPMLFIAFVENAFKHCKNREKDNGLQIELRVEEETLVFECENDYDEIVSNQNVKYSGVGLDLVKKRLDLIYGANYQLTINSADNRYKVQLTLPLSY; encoded by the coding sequence ATGAAAACCAAAAACGTATTTCTAATTCACCTGATATTATGGCTGGTTTTTGTGCTGCCCATTAGCTCTGCTTCTATTTTTGTATTCAAAGTAAATCCAGAGCTAATTTGGTCTATCTATCCAGCGGCAACTTGGGCTTATATCGTTACCGATACCATTTATAATATCCTCAGTTTTGGAGTCTCTTTTTACCTCTTTTATTTTTTTGTATTTAAATGGCTGTTTTTATCCCCCCTTACAAAGATAAATTGGCTAAAGAGTCTCGGCTTGTTTTTGGGAGAGTATATATTAGAACTTCTAATTATGGAACAAGTTTATCCACCAGATGTTGCCTATCCAGACATTATGGTTGGGATAGAGGTTACGATGCTGATATGGTTGCTGTTTCGTTTGGGGTTGGCGATAGGGGCAAGGGCTTTGATAGAGTATATCAACGAACGAAATCAACGAAAAAAATTAGAGCAATTTAATTTTCAGAGCGAATTATCCTTGTTTAGAGCGCAGGTAAATCCTCACTTTTTGTTTAATACGCTCAACAATATCGATGCCTTAATCTACACAAATCCTGACCAAGCTTCTGCCACGCTCATCAAATTATCTAAACAAATGCGTTATCTGCTTTATGATTCTAATACAGAGCAGATTGATCTAGGCTCAGAGATAGAATTTATTCAAAACTATATCGATTTGGAACGAATTCGTCTTAAAAATAAAAAATTTGTATTGTTGAAAACCAGCGGAAATCTGGAAGGAATTAGAGTGGCACCAATGCTTTTTATTGCTTTTGTTGAGAATGCTTTTAAACATTGTAAGAATCGAGAAAAAGACAATGGTTTGCAGATTGAATTAAGGGTTGAGGAAGAAACATTGGTTTTTGAGTGTGAGAATGATTATGACGAAATAGTGTCCAACCAAAATGTAAAATATAGCGGTGTAGGATTAGATTTGGTAAAAAAGCGTTTAGATTTGATCTATGGAGCAAATTATCAATTAACTATTAATTCAGCCGATAATCGTTATAAGGTACAATTGACTTTGCCCTTGTCTTATTGA
- a CDS encoding LytR/AlgR family response regulator transcription factor — protein MKINCIIIEDEPLASKKLSTFIERLPALNLLQSFDNALSAIDFISSNRIDLIFLDIQMEQLTGIEFLESVQTNAQVIITTAYSEFALKGYELRVSDYLLKPYSFSRFVQAIDKITIQHQLLQPGREEKDFIFVKTEYRVERVNLNDILYIEGMKDYLRLVTTMGNIMTLQRFKTYEAYLPAHQFARVHKSYIVAIAKIESIERNRIKIGDQRIPISETYRERFNKLLEGKRF, from the coding sequence ATGAAAATTAACTGTATTATAATAGAAGATGAGCCCTTGGCTAGCAAAAAATTAAGCACTTTTATTGAACGGCTGCCAGCCCTAAACTTATTGCAAAGCTTTGACAATGCTTTATCAGCAATCGATTTTATTTCCTCTAATCGTATTGATTTAATCTTTTTAGACATCCAAATGGAGCAATTGACAGGGATCGAATTTTTGGAAAGCGTACAAACAAATGCCCAAGTTATTATTACAACGGCTTATAGTGAGTTTGCTTTAAAAGGTTATGAATTACGTGTATCGGATTATTTGCTCAAGCCCTATTCTTTTAGTCGATTTGTACAGGCAATTGATAAAATAACCATCCAACATCAGTTGTTGCAACCTGGTCGGGAAGAAAAAGATTTTATTTTTGTCAAAACAGAATATAGGGTAGAAAGGGTCAACCTAAACGATATTCTTTATATAGAAGGAATGAAAGATTATTTGCGTTTGGTGACAACAATGGGAAATATTATGACCTTGCAGCGATTCAAAACCTATGAAGCTTATTTGCCAGCGCATCAGTTTGCACGAGTGCATAAATCGTATATTGTTGCCATAGCCAAAATAGAAAGCATCGAACGCAATCGAATAAAAATCGGCGATCAACGGATTCCAATTAGTGAGACCTATCGAGAACGGTTCAATAAATTATTGGAAGGAAAGCGTTTTTAA
- a CDS encoding alkaline phosphatase family protein, with protein sequence MQYSFLLILVMVAMGMGSCEKSTLATCPTSCSNDNLQHIKRVLLVGIDGCRSDAVQKAATPHLDQLIQNGRYSWEVDCDRADAWAAVGWSSLLTGVWANKHGVYDDFYGSKNYEQYPHFLCRIKNYNSCFRTASIVHYSDLNDEIAAPCNSDVLLDYDEDKKVREATKNYIDDCNLDVLFVNFDDVDHAGHLKGFHPDIPHYINAIEQVDAHLGVILEAIYQREANKNEDWLIIVSSNHGGEKDGTHLNASHPDVGHVLGLFRKRNMTHRGLMPVAPSLVDIVPTILDHLSVPVDTTWGLDGRSLNL encoded by the coding sequence ATGCAATATTCATTTTTATTAATTTTGGTAATGGTAGCGATGGGAATGGGGAGTTGTGAAAAATCAACCCTTGCAACATGCCCAACTTCTTGTTCAAATGACAACTTACAGCATATCAAACGTGTTTTATTAGTAGGAATAGATGGTTGTCGTTCTGATGCAGTGCAAAAAGCAGCAACCCCTCATTTAGATCAGTTGATTCAAAATGGTCGTTATAGCTGGGAGGTGGATTGTGACCGTGCTGATGCTTGGGCTGCAGTAGGCTGGTCTTCTTTGTTAACAGGGGTATGGGCTAATAAACATGGAGTGTACGACGATTTTTATGGCAGCAAAAATTATGAGCAATATCCCCATTTTTTGTGCAGAATAAAAAATTATAACTCGTGTTTTAGAACGGCATCGATTGTGCATTATTCGGATTTAAATGACGAAATAGCCGCTCCTTGTAATTCTGATGTTCTACTGGATTATGATGAGGATAAAAAAGTAAGAGAAGCAACCAAAAATTATATTGATGACTGTAATCTAGATGTTCTTTTTGTGAATTTTGACGATGTTGACCATGCAGGTCATCTTAAGGGCTTTCATCCCGATATTCCACATTATATCAATGCCATTGAGCAGGTAGATGCCCATTTAGGAGTTATTCTGGAGGCAATTTATCAGCGGGAAGCCAATAAAAATGAAGATTGGTTAATCATAGTCAGTAGTAATCATGGAGGAGAGAAGGATGGAACCCACCTCAATGCCAGCCATCCAGATGTAGGGCATGTTTTGGGGCTGTTTAGAAAACGTAATATGACGCATCGGGGATTAATGCCTGTGGCTCCTTCTTTGGTTGATATTGTGCCTACAATTCTAGATCATTTGTCCGTTCCAGTTGATACTACTTGGGGATTGGATGGGAGGAGTCTTAATCTGTAG